Proteins from a genomic interval of Kitasatospora kifunensis:
- a CDS encoding Ig-like domain-containing protein, with protein MPERSPRNSRPARRSHRHGHRTRRHTVVVAAALALGLTVGWLPTVSQAQQSPESWSSDQRAVLRSGLTIDLDFAADPGVTAHLAAGTLDERTAASYVDGIRPGAPAETFRFSQDRPQSDGTWRTLGTLQLSFSRPVRNPRLHISGLAGVAGGPGGQTSSAVRLSVTGGSPGGPALTGRSPWNGWTVGGGTLSPSTADGSGDASADPAGSLELDGTFDTATFRVERRDTAAPGSTTAPPRLRQAFTVTLDEALGSAPTRYGNASHVISDLFLGSDALGAVPTAGLSHRGGGLQPAPPELEPGRVDHIANDPAISFPQDAEIGGYYDLTVPVSPGQSGATLAGWIDFDRDGRFDATERAQVDVPVGASSATLEWIVPPGVSAGDTWARLRIARDPAQVVSPDGFADAGEVEDQAIRLSTGADKPEITSPLPGATISEPQPRFSGDHGVPGATVAIREGSVTLCQAAVDEDGDWSCRATGPLAQGAHTVLPAETTSGGVVRAGDSVRITVTTTPPTVPVFTLPRYTNDPGLLLTGTGGPGSTVSVTEGSAATELCRTAVKADRSWSCLPVEELTEGPHVLTATAVDPAGNRAVGQPTTLIVRTVPPAKPVITSPGPGEELHLVRPRLAGRGDPGTTVTVVAGQDGALCSAVAAVDGSWTCNAVRDLRAGEQLLTPTATDRAGNATTGDPVRVRLVIAVAAATPSPSASASASASASASVSASLSLSVGPSVVPSPSPQPSASETPSPSPTPTPTPTPSPSASPSPSALGSAQPTVGTTSSMVLSPSPSASTPVVAVPLPVPFPVSVPAARALLAEAPSVYPAAQKSIPPTSPSSPTMASDTASPAPSAASATRVMAPPPAVDVSTVRHGPLAGWRAASCGLLLILAGMTLVTRRILARGSGGRRR; from the coding sequence ATGCCCGAGAGATCGCCACGGAACAGCCGTCCCGCTCGCCGCTCCCACCGGCACGGTCACAGGACCCGCCGCCACACCGTGGTGGTCGCGGCGGCGCTGGCCCTCGGGCTCACGGTCGGCTGGCTGCCGACCGTGTCGCAGGCGCAGCAGTCACCGGAATCCTGGTCGAGTGACCAGCGCGCGGTGCTCCGCTCCGGTCTGACCATCGACCTCGACTTCGCCGCCGACCCCGGCGTCACCGCGCACCTCGCCGCCGGCACGCTGGACGAGCGCACCGCCGCGTCCTACGTCGACGGGATCCGCCCGGGCGCGCCCGCCGAGACCTTCCGGTTCAGCCAGGACCGCCCGCAGTCGGACGGCACCTGGCGCACCCTGGGCACCTTGCAGCTCAGCTTCTCCCGTCCGGTCCGCAACCCCCGACTGCACATCAGCGGTCTGGCGGGGGTGGCCGGCGGACCGGGTGGCCAGACCAGCTCCGCCGTTCGCCTGAGCGTCACCGGCGGCAGCCCCGGCGGCCCGGCGCTCACCGGCCGCTCGCCCTGGAACGGCTGGACGGTGGGCGGCGGCACGCTCAGCCCGAGCACCGCCGACGGATCGGGCGACGCGAGCGCCGATCCGGCCGGCAGCCTCGAACTCGACGGCACCTTCGACACCGCGACCTTCCGGGTCGAGCGGCGCGACACCGCCGCGCCCGGCAGCACCACCGCGCCGCCGCGCCTGCGTCAGGCGTTCACGGTCACGCTGGACGAGGCGCTGGGTAGTGCGCCGACCCGCTACGGCAACGCCTCGCACGTCATCTCCGACCTCTTCCTGGGCAGCGACGCGCTCGGCGCGGTCCCCACGGCCGGGCTCAGCCACCGTGGCGGCGGACTCCAGCCGGCGCCGCCCGAGCTCGAGCCGGGTCGGGTCGACCACATCGCCAACGACCCCGCCATCAGCTTCCCGCAGGACGCGGAGATCGGTGGCTACTACGACCTGACGGTCCCGGTCAGCCCCGGACAGAGCGGGGCGACTCTGGCCGGTTGGATCGACTTCGACCGCGACGGCCGGTTCGACGCCACCGAGCGGGCCCAGGTCGACGTTCCGGTCGGGGCGAGCAGCGCCACCCTGGAGTGGATCGTGCCGCCGGGCGTCTCGGCCGGCGACACCTGGGCTCGGCTGCGGATCGCCCGCGACCCGGCCCAGGTGGTGTCGCCCGACGGGTTCGCGGACGCCGGCGAGGTCGAGGACCAGGCGATCCGGCTCTCGACCGGCGCGGACAAGCCGGAGATCACCAGCCCGCTGCCGGGCGCGACGATCAGCGAGCCGCAGCCGCGGTTCAGCGGCGACCACGGAGTACCCGGCGCCACCGTGGCCATCCGGGAGGGCTCGGTGACGCTCTGCCAGGCCGCCGTGGACGAGGACGGCGACTGGAGCTGCCGGGCGACCGGCCCGCTCGCCCAGGGCGCGCACACCGTGCTGCCCGCCGAGACCACCAGCGGCGGCGTGGTTCGGGCCGGGGACTCGGTGCGGATCACCGTGACCACCACGCCCCCCACGGTGCCGGTCTTCACGCTGCCCCGGTACACCAACGACCCCGGGTTGCTGTTGACCGGAACGGGCGGGCCGGGCAGCACCGTTTCGGTGACGGAGGGCAGCGCGGCCACCGAGCTGTGCCGGACGGCGGTGAAGGCGGACCGGTCCTGGTCCTGCCTGCCGGTGGAGGAGCTGACGGAAGGTCCGCACGTGCTGACGGCCACCGCGGTGGACCCGGCAGGCAACCGCGCGGTGGGGCAGCCGACCACGCTGATCGTGCGCACCGTGCCGCCGGCGAAGCCAGTGATCACCTCCCCGGGGCCGGGCGAGGAACTGCACCTGGTCCGCCCGCGCCTGGCGGGCCGGGGCGACCCGGGCACGACGGTGACGGTGGTGGCGGGTCAGGACGGCGCACTCTGCTCGGCGGTCGCGGCGGTGGACGGGAGCTGGACCTGCAACGCGGTCCGGGACCTGCGGGCGGGGGAGCAACTGCTCACGCCGACGGCGACGGACCGCGCGGGCAACGCGACGACGGGGGACCCGGTGCGGGTGCGCCTGGTGATCGCGGTGGCGGCGGCGACACCCTCGCCGAGTGCGAGTGCGAGTGCGAGTGCGAGTGCGAGTGCGAGTGTCAGCGCCAGCCTGAGCCTGAGTGTCGGCCCGAGTGTGGTGCCGAGCCCGAGTCCACAGCCAAGCGCGAGCGAGACTCCGAGTCCCAGCCCGACACCGACTCCGACACCGACTCCGAGTCCGAGCGCAAGCCCGAGCCCGAGTGCTCTCGGGAGCGCGCAGCCGACCGTCGGCACCACCTCCAGCATGGTCCTCTCCCCCTCCCCTTCCGCTTCCACCCCGGTGGTTGCCGTCCCCCTGCCGGTCCCGTTCCCGGTGTCCGTTCCGGCGGCGCGGGCGCTCCTCGCCGAGGCGCCCAGCGTCTACCCCGCCGCCCAGAAGTCGATCCCGCCGACTTCTCCGTCCTCCCCCACCATGGCCTCTGACACAGCGTCGCCCGCGCCAAGCGCTGCTTCCGCCACCCGGGTGATGGCCCCGCCGCCTGCGGTCGATGTGTCCACGGTCCGTCACGGCCCGCTCGCTGGTTGGCGGGCGGCGAGTTGCGGGCTGCTACTGATCCTCGCGGGCATGACCTTGGTCACCAGGCGGATCCTGGCCCGCGGGTCAGGCGGTCGGCGCCGCTGA
- a CDS encoding SPFH domain-containing protein produces MDAPRETAHRTLAGATPLLKKTPQAEPPPDPATETLPVPAPSAPSAPQFADTRAEIAARRPPKADPELREREALALPGWVALSALLLALTSIALVLAQVGLIPQFADVLPDLRSDAVRATGGPVVTGWALTAVTAGCAVALVALAGLLVNAGGETRVVSRWGRYQGTVRRTGLLWVNPSLRRRRVDVRLRHWRSEAVQVTDRTGTPIVVRLLVVWRIKDTARAVFAIGDHEAYLREQIHAVLTRTASTLPCDSNAGPGPALRDGQWFADELTRSLVAEAVPAGLEVFSVSPLALDYAPEVADSMRRRRLADLDAGLRTVLVDDAVEAAALAVRRLERATTHELDVAARSALMEQLLVAFVAPAGVPSALPATVPAPAVAGANALRKSGKAGTEGNRV; encoded by the coding sequence ATGGATGCCCCCCGCGAAACCGCCCACCGCACCCTCGCCGGGGCGACCCCGCTGCTGAAGAAGACGCCCCAGGCCGAGCCTCCACCGGACCCGGCCACCGAAACGTTGCCGGTCCCCGCGCCGTCCGCCCCCTCCGCGCCACAGTTCGCGGACACCCGCGCGGAGATCGCCGCCCGCCGCCCCCCGAAGGCGGACCCGGAGCTGCGTGAACGGGAGGCGCTCGCGCTGCCCGGCTGGGTGGCCCTGTCCGCGTTGCTGCTCGCGCTCACCTCGATCGCCCTGGTGTTGGCGCAGGTCGGGTTGATCCCGCAGTTCGCCGACGTGTTGCCCGACCTGCGCAGCGATGCCGTCCGGGCGACCGGCGGGCCGGTGGTGACCGGTTGGGCGCTGACGGCGGTGACGGCCGGCTGCGCGGTCGCGCTGGTGGCACTGGCGGGGTTGTTGGTCAATGCGGGTGGCGAGACCAGGGTGGTCAGCCGCTGGGGCCGGTACCAGGGGACGGTGCGCCGCACCGGACTGCTCTGGGTCAACCCGTCGCTGCGTCGCCGCCGGGTGGACGTCCGGCTGCGGCACTGGCGCAGCGAGGCGGTCCAGGTGACGGACCGGACGGGCACCCCGATCGTGGTCCGGCTGCTGGTGGTCTGGCGGATCAAGGACACGGCGCGCGCGGTGTTCGCGATCGGTGACCACGAGGCGTACCTGCGCGAGCAGATTCACGCCGTGCTCACCCGAACCGCGAGCACGCTGCCCTGCGACAGCAACGCGGGCCCTGGACCGGCGCTGCGTGACGGGCAGTGGTTCGCCGACGAGCTGACCCGCTCGCTGGTCGCCGAGGCCGTGCCGGCCGGGCTCGAGGTGTTCTCGGTGTCGCCGCTCGCCCTGGACTACGCGCCGGAGGTGGCCGACTCGATGCGTCGGCGTCGGCTGGCCGACCTCGATGCGGGGTTGCGCACCGTGCTGGTGGACGACGCGGTGGAGGCGGCGGCCCTCGCGGTGCGGCGCCTGGAGCGGGCCACCACGCATGAGTTGGACGTGGCGGCGCGCAGCGCGCTGATGGAGCAGCTCCTGGTGGCGTTCGTCGCGCCGGCCGGGGTGCCGAGTGCGCTGCCGGCCACGGTCCCGGCACCGGCAGTGGCCGGTGCCAACGCGTTGCGGAAGAGCGGTAAGGCCGGTACGGAAGGGAATCGAGTATGA
- a CDS encoding hybrid sensor histidine kinase/response regulator, with protein MSSRPIRGAARLAAILDALPDALLLVNSNGTVVDANHAAVRSMQTPGTSLVGMGVLDLLPDFDPSRIPGSMRPAPRDQDEADKPVRMTARRTDGSTFPVEVSGNDFANEDGSEGRGYAFAPVVPYDPYRERGQRGGSSPSDLLLLLVRDLSSRLGVEAELRRQHKQTEMILRAAAEGVLGVDLEGRVVLVNPAAAHILDFRASELGGRELHPLIQHSRADGTPLTAEESALLDTLTSGRKHRVRGATLWRKDGRPVTVDLTTAPVRDGDQLVGAVMTFTDRTRELALTARADHLTAVLETEVSGALAALRERIDTLAGDPAGQLWPEANWMLRALSDDCRRFSLLIDGVLTHQRYEREAAGGAEPRESREGRDGQEGPGGAQALNRGQTTLDKLITHAVEYAGQLVGPGKLRFSVHAAPVEVTADHERLAQALAHLVADVSGTALADGPGISGGQAPMVVLAAAQRGEVARIEVRGPGRGGSKVHVPIARGLVERHGGVLQPHELPNHAGTTYVVELPLDPAAARAAAARAAANGGRQVPRETDTAVLPDLPGMAGGPEPVERPTGAAAAADGEARARTGTGTGTGPSRGETGSADGTSQVDGAAARGPIALGAGPGGPASDTAAAPEQSAARGPFALGPAPSSPQAQAPTTAQTPAMAQPPAADQTPGPGQTPATAQRAATAQSPAQAQGGQPSRRRRALPAQGTPEEQPPAALALPGVPEPGTPLYPGLEHALPAMPSQPPVEPTPPAEQPTGRRRRLGIPGTAHSAQPEGGPFALESGRSTEEPPAAGAAGALALPESTQVPPMPPVPPTASGGAPPAPQQVPVGSGLGELAPPRPSGFASAFPAAFPAPSGEVAVPAQSESRTAPRAVAELPRATADAPSIGGESGGDNSLPRLSGEDDPIAAPAGAAPRVPEYPDYPTMVSPAVDGRPRRLLVWPEPDPSTKQALQERGYRPVIVRSREEVDAQVAAYPAALFVDPLTGPITRTALQSLRTAALNSRVPVLVTAGLGQATRDAAYGADPAVLLRALAPRDSENHAARVLLVESDPDIAAALTSSLERRGMHVEHAVSENDAVSKASSVQPNLVVMDLLQIRRRRLGLLDWLRANDRLHRTPLVVYTSVDLDPAELPRLRTGETVLFLAERSTSSDVQGRIVDLLGRIGSLGEVTTTTG; from the coding sequence GTGAGCAGCAGGCCGATCCGAGGCGCTGCTCGCCTCGCAGCGATACTCGACGCGCTCCCCGACGCGCTACTGCTGGTGAACAGCAACGGCACCGTGGTGGACGCGAACCACGCCGCCGTACGCAGCATGCAGACCCCCGGCACCTCGCTGGTCGGGATGGGCGTGCTCGACCTGCTCCCCGACTTCGACCCGAGCCGGATCCCCGGTTCGATGCGTCCCGCCCCGCGCGACCAGGACGAGGCCGACAAGCCGGTGCGGATGACCGCCCGCCGCACCGACGGCAGCACCTTCCCGGTCGAGGTGTCCGGCAACGACTTCGCCAACGAGGACGGCAGCGAGGGCCGCGGCTACGCGTTCGCCCCGGTCGTCCCCTACGACCCGTACCGGGAGCGCGGCCAGCGCGGCGGTTCCAGCCCGAGCGACCTGCTGCTGCTCCTGGTCCGCGACCTCTCCAGCCGGCTCGGGGTGGAGGCTGAGCTTCGCCGCCAGCACAAGCAGACCGAGATGATCCTGCGGGCGGCGGCGGAGGGCGTGCTCGGCGTCGACCTGGAAGGCCGGGTCGTCCTGGTCAATCCGGCCGCCGCGCACATCCTGGACTTCCGGGCCAGCGAGCTGGGTGGCCGCGAGCTGCACCCGCTGATCCAGCACTCGCGTGCGGACGGCACCCCGCTGACCGCCGAGGAGTCCGCACTGCTGGACACCCTCACCTCGGGCCGCAAGCACCGGGTGCGCGGGGCCACGCTCTGGCGCAAGGACGGCCGCCCGGTCACCGTCGACCTGACGACGGCTCCGGTCCGGGACGGCGACCAACTGGTCGGCGCGGTGATGACCTTCACCGACCGGACCAGGGAGCTGGCGCTGACCGCGCGCGCCGACCACCTGACGGCGGTGCTGGAGACCGAGGTCAGCGGCGCCCTCGCGGCGCTGCGGGAGCGGATCGACACGCTGGCCGGCGACCCGGCGGGGCAGCTGTGGCCCGAGGCCAACTGGATGCTGCGCGCCCTGTCCGACGACTGCCGGCGGTTCAGCCTGCTGATCGACGGCGTGCTCACCCACCAGCGCTACGAGCGCGAGGCGGCGGGCGGAGCCGAGCCGCGGGAGAGCCGAGAGGGCCGGGACGGTCAGGAGGGCCCGGGTGGCGCGCAGGCGCTGAACCGCGGGCAGACCACGCTCGACAAGCTGATCACGCACGCGGTCGAGTACGCCGGACAGTTGGTCGGCCCCGGCAAGCTGCGCTTCTCGGTGCACGCCGCCCCGGTGGAGGTGACCGCCGACCACGAGCGGCTGGCGCAGGCGCTGGCGCACCTGGTGGCCGACGTGAGCGGGACGGCGCTGGCGGACGGCCCCGGCATCAGCGGCGGACAGGCGCCGATGGTGGTGCTGGCGGCGGCGCAGCGCGGCGAGGTGGCCCGGATCGAGGTGCGCGGCCCCGGGCGGGGCGGCAGCAAGGTCCACGTGCCGATCGCCCGTGGCCTGGTGGAGCGGCACGGCGGGGTGCTCCAGCCGCACGAGTTGCCCAACCACGCGGGCACCACCTATGTCGTGGAGCTGCCGCTCGACCCCGCGGCGGCGCGGGCCGCGGCCGCGCGCGCGGCGGCGAACGGCGGGCGGCAGGTACCGCGGGAGACCGACACCGCCGTGCTGCCCGACCTGCCGGGCATGGCGGGCGGGCCCGAGCCGGTCGAGCGCCCGACGGGTGCGGCGGCCGCAGCCGACGGCGAAGCGCGGGCACGCACGGGCACGGGCACGGGCACGGGCCCGTCCCGTGGCGAGACCGGGTCGGCTGACGGTACGTCGCAGGTCGACGGCGCCGCCGCACGCGGCCCGATCGCGCTGGGCGCCGGTCCCGGCGGCCCGGCGAGCGACACCGCGGCTGCGCCGGAGCAGTCGGCGGCGCGCGGCCCGTTCGCACTCGGCCCGGCTCCCAGCAGCCCGCAGGCCCAGGCGCCCACAACGGCCCAGACTCCTGCAATGGCCCAGCCTCCTGCAGCGGACCAGACGCCCGGACCAGGTCAGACACCCGCAACGGCTCAGCGGGCTGCAACGGCCCAGAGCCCGGCTCAGGCCCAGGGCGGGCAGCCGTCCCGGCGCCGCCGGGCGCTGCCCGCGCAGGGCACGCCGGAGGAGCAGCCCCCGGCCGCGCTGGCACTGCCCGGGGTGCCCGAGCCCGGCACCCCCCTGTACCCCGGCCTGGAGCACGCGCTGCCGGCCATGCCCAGCCAGCCGCCGGTGGAGCCCACGCCGCCGGCCGAGCAGCCCACCGGGCGTCGGCGCAGACTCGGCATCCCGGGCACAGCGCACAGCGCCCAGCCCGAGGGCGGCCCGTTCGCGCTGGAGTCGGGACGGTCGACCGAGGAGCCACCGGCGGCAGGAGCCGCCGGCGCCCTCGCGCTGCCCGAGTCCACCCAGGTGCCGCCGATGCCGCCCGTGCCGCCGACCGCCTCCGGTGGCGCGCCGCCCGCCCCGCAGCAGGTGCCGGTGGGCAGCGGGCTCGGCGAGTTGGCGCCGCCGCGGCCCTCCGGCTTCGCGAGCGCGTTCCCGGCCGCCTTTCCGGCTCCGTCCGGCGAGGTCGCCGTCCCGGCGCAGAGCGAGTCGCGGACGGCACCACGGGCGGTCGCCGAGCTGCCCCGGGCGACGGCTGACGCGCCGTCGATCGGTGGCGAGTCGGGTGGTGACAACAGTCTGCCCAGGCTCTCCGGTGAGGACGACCCGATCGCCGCACCGGCCGGGGCCGCGCCGCGGGTGCCCGAGTACCCCGACTACCCGACCATGGTCAGCCCGGCGGTCGACGGCCGCCCGCGCCGCCTGCTGGTCTGGCCCGAGCCCGACCCGTCCACCAAGCAGGCGCTCCAGGAGCGCGGCTACCGCCCGGTGATAGTCCGCTCCCGTGAGGAGGTGGACGCCCAGGTCGCCGCCTACCCGGCCGCGCTCTTCGTGGACCCGCTGACCGGCCCGATCACCCGCACCGCGCTGCAGTCGCTGCGTACCGCCGCGCTCAACAGCCGGGTGCCGGTGCTGGTCACCGCCGGCCTCGGCCAGGCCACCCGGGACGCCGCGTACGGCGCCGACCCCGCCGTCCTGCTGCGGGCGCTGGCCCCGCGGGACAGCGAGAACCACGCCGCGCGGGTGCTGCTGGTCGAGAGCGACCCGGACATCGCCGCCGCCCTGACCAGCAGCCTGGAGCGGCGCGGCATGCACGTCGAGCACGCGGTCTCGGAGAACGACGCGGTCTCCAAGGCCAGCAGCGTCCAGCCGAACCTGGTGGTGATGGACCTGCTGCAGATCCGCCGCCGCCGGCTCGGGCTGCTCGACTGGCTGCGCGCCAACGACCGCCTGCACCGCACCCCGCTGGTCGTCTACACCTCGGTGGACCTCGATCCGGCCGAGCTGCCACGGCTGCGCACCGGCGAGACGGTGCTCTTCCTGGCGGAGCGCTCGACCAGCAGCGATGTGCAGGGACGGATCGTGGACCTGCTCGGGCGGATCGGCTCGCTGGGCGAAGTGACGACCACCACGGGCTGA